The following coding sequences lie in one Variovorax terrae genomic window:
- a CDS encoding adenylate/guanylate cyclase domain-containing protein yields the protein MTTVVFADLVGSTGIFERLGDETASRFVTQITTALSKVFEQHQGRVVKLLGDGLFVVFPGEAEALAACVSIQQSLHEHPVRPGGAGHPVQMQMGVESGEVVEIQGDCFGDAVNSAARLADLAGAEQILTTQRVLEALLPLQRATLRGLGPMYLRGKSEATEVYRVEWLAGRDADATIMGASLATPPKQHHLEISAAGQTLRLAPFADKLSIGRAADASLSINDSRVSRTHAMLEWRGGQFVLSDLSSYGTWVYAGGQSAPVVLRRTECYLVGHGQIALGCEREANGAPLVLFTVTA from the coding sequence GTGACAACCGTTGTTTTTGCTGATCTCGTAGGCAGTACCGGCATCTTCGAGCGGCTGGGCGATGAGACGGCTTCGCGCTTCGTGACCCAGATCACCACGGCACTCAGCAAGGTGTTCGAACAGCACCAGGGCCGTGTCGTCAAGCTGCTCGGCGATGGGCTTTTCGTGGTGTTTCCCGGCGAGGCCGAGGCGCTGGCGGCCTGCGTCTCGATCCAGCAGAGCCTTCATGAGCACCCTGTGCGGCCGGGCGGCGCCGGCCACCCGGTCCAGATGCAGATGGGTGTCGAGTCGGGCGAGGTGGTCGAGATCCAGGGCGATTGCTTTGGGGATGCCGTCAACAGCGCCGCCCGTCTGGCCGATCTCGCCGGTGCCGAGCAGATCCTGACGACGCAGCGGGTGCTGGAGGCCCTGCTTCCCCTGCAGCGGGCGACCCTGCGAGGCCTGGGTCCCATGTACCTGCGCGGGAAATCCGAGGCCACCGAGGTCTATCGGGTCGAGTGGCTGGCCGGGCGGGATGCCGATGCCACCATCATGGGCGCCTCCCTGGCGACCCCGCCGAAACAGCATCATCTGGAAATCTCTGCCGCCGGCCAGACCCTGCGGCTGGCGCCTTTCGCGGACAAGCTCTCGATTGGGCGGGCTGCCGATGCCTCGCTGTCGATCAACGACTCCCGCGTGTCGCGCACGCACGCCATGCTGGAGTGGCGCGGCGGCCAGTTCGTATTGAGCGATCTGTCGAGCTATGGCACCTGGGTGTACGCCGGCGGCCAGAGCGCGCCCGTGGTGCTGCGGCGCACCGAGTGCTACCTGGTCGGCCACGGCCAGATTGCGCTGGGCTGCGAGCGCGAGGCCAACGGCGCGCCGCTGGTGCTGTTCACGGTCACGGCCTGA